The DNA sequence CCAAGATCACGCAAAGCGTCGCCTTTTCTTACCAGTCCGCTGGCGACTAGATTCATGACCGCCGTTTCCTGCCGGCCGTCAAGCCGTCGCGCCATTTCATCGATCGCGGCAATTCCTTCTTCCTTGCGACCCAGTCGCACCAGCCCATCACTTCTCATGGCATATGCAACGCCCACCAAACGGGCAAACCTCGGGTCGGTCATGTTTCGATAGCGTGAGATGAAGTTGTCCAAATCCGCTACGGCTGTTTCGAAGTTGCCCTTGACCATGTCCACGACAATTGATGAAAGGGCCGACCGCAGTTCCCGGAGTTCTCTGTCCTGAGATTCCCCGTCACGGAGCAGATCCCCACCTTCGATGGCTTCGATCAGCGCTCTCGTCTCCGGCCATTCTCGAAATGTGCTATCCGTCGCTGACAAGACTTCCATCCCAACCACGGGTTCCGTGGCAAAACGTTTGCGGAGATAGTGCCAAGCTTCAAGGTAAATCGGTCTATCCTCCGTTCTTGCGGCAACCGCTTCCTTCGAAAGAGCCGCCGCGAACTTGACGGGGCCGTAAAAAGGAACCATGAATTCGACGACCCCGCGCGCGCGTTGGGCCTGCGTGCCGCTCTGCCGCATGAGGAGATAAAGGTTGAACAAGCGTTCGGCCACTTGGTAAAGCTTCTTCCGACCTTTTTGCCCCATCTCAACCTCCATGACCGCCCCTCTCTGGACCAGACGTCCCATGATCTGGCTGCACTTGTTCACGTTTTCGCGGGCCAACCGTGCCGCTTCCCGGGCGCCGGCCGGCTTCCAGAGTTCCGCAAGAGTCACAAAAACCCGGCGTTCCAAGGGGGACAGACCTTCGATACATGCCTTGAAGTACGTCGTGTGGTCGTCGATCAACTCGTCCAATTCGCCGAGAATCTCCCGAAACGGACGCCCGACTGAAAATGAAGCCAAAATTGCCACAAGCCTGGGGTTTCCACCGGTCAATATTTGGACGGCTCTCGCTCGCTCGCCCTCCAACTCCGATTTCACAACGTTCTCCCACATCGATTTGCATTCAGCCTGGGTCAAACGTTCAAGCTTGATCTCACGGAAAAGTTCGTACATGGACTTCTTCGCTTTCTCCACCTCATCAAAACGTTGCGTGGCGGTGGCCACCATCATGATTCGGGAATCCCCCAGCATCGTCTTCCGAATGTCCCATCCCGCGTCGTCGCTCGCCTGCTCGTCGAACAGCAGGTTGAAGTTTTCCACCGCGATCAGGAGGCGTTTCCCCTCCTCGTCAGCCAATTCAAAAAGCCGGGCCAATACCTGTTCACGGAGACGCTCGGGGTCCTGCTCTATCCGCAGCTTCTCGTGGGCGGCTCTCCACCGTTCAGGATTTCTCACGCCGCAGTCCGGCACGATCCGCAGGGCCTCGAGCCACAACTCCCCGGCCGTGGAGATGCTGTATGCCTCCTCGGGTAGGACGATCGGAAGCCACCGATTGCCGAGTCCCACCGTCTCTCGAATCGCCAGGGCCAATCGCCTCACGAGCATGCTTTTCCCGTAACCCCTCGGGCCTATCACAAGGACGTGCTGATTGGCCTGACCGGTGTTTTCCCTCACGATCCGGATGAGACTCTCCAATTCAGCCAATCGCACCGTGAAGGAGGCGCGCAGTTCCTCCGGTGTGAGAAATGCCGGATTATGCTTGATGATCCGGGCGGGCATGGCTATCGATCCGATCCAGAGGGTGGGACGTGTCCTTGTTTGAAACGCCTCTCCCACCAATCCCGCAGCAGTAGCGATTGAAAGACGTGGCCGTTTTTCTTCTCGTCAAACCGGAGATAGCCGTCGTGTTCGAGCACTCGGAGGACGTTGCCCAATTCTTCGCCGGGGTTTGCGCCTTTGGGGAGCGCGCGGCGGGCCAGCGCCTGCGCCATCGCGCCGTCAACCACCCCGTTGACCGCCGCTTCAGTCAGCAGGTCGGGCGCAAGTGGGACGTGTGCGGACCCGAGCACCCGCAAGAGTCGTTCTTCGTAGTCGGCCAACTCGGCGTGGCCCCTCGTTCCGAGCATCTGCTCCGTGTAGACCCGCTCAACATCCCGCACGGTGGCCGTTTTCGATCCCCTCCGTTCACAATCGTCGTGGACATGCCCGAAGTACATCTGTACATGGTGGGGCACGAGCCAACCCAGCCGATTAAGCATTGCCTCCCTCACCCCTTGAGGGATGGCAAGACCATACGAGCGGGCCAGCGCCTCCAGACAGCCATCCGCAACCTCGCGCGACCAAACAGGAAGGTCGAATGACCTCAGATGCCCAATCGTGTGGCTCAGTTTCACTCGATGGAGGACCGGCTCAAGACCAATCGATCCGCACAGGACAACGCGGACGTGCCCCTTGTGCTCCTGACACATCTTCCTCAGCCAAGACAAGAATACGCCCGCCTTTTGTATCCCGTCGGTCGTCGCATCTTGTGCCCCACCCCGCAGGAGGCGGTCCACCATGATGGGCAGTTCATCAAAACATGCTACGACCGGTTTCTCCGCCTCCGCGAGCGCGGCGAACAGACGCTCCCCCTTGACCTGCCAGGCTTCAGCGGTGCCTTCCCGGATTTTCAACTTCACAACATCGATCGACACTTCATCGACCTTGTCGCGGATGCCCTCGACTACGGTCTTGAAAACATCCAGCGTCAGCTTCCAGAGGTTCTTGTAAGGCTGGGTGGCCATCGAGAGGGCGACGATGACATCTTCCGGCGAGGAACAATCCTCGACGTCCACGAACAGCAGAATATCCCTGTCTCTCGTTCTCAACCGGCGTATCATCTCTCGGAGCAGACTGGTTTTTCCCACTCGCCGAGGAGCAACGACCAGGATATTCTCCCCTCCGTCTATCAGTTCAGTGAGCCGCTCGATTTCATGGTCCCGATCCCAGAAGTCATCGCCGTCCACCCAAACTCCGACCTTGTTTCTGAGTTCCATCGATGTTGCCTCCATACATATATCACAACACTACCGTTGCCAACAGTATTGTTGTAATAAGTATTTACATTCTTGTCAAGTAATTTCAGGTAATTAGTTGGCTACGACGAACTCTATTTAGAGCGTCTAACAGAATGCGTAGGGGAGGGTCTTCAGACCCTCCCGACAGGAGGGAGCATCTGAAGATGCTCCCCTACGAATCGGCATTCTGTTAGACGCATGGGGAGACTGTCAGGATCCAGTTCTCCGACGCCGTTTTCCCTACTCGACGGGGGCCGGGAGGACCCTGACGATGGTCCCAGAATCGGTCGGAGGGTCTACTTCGAGACCAGAAACTTCGAGAACGGAGGGGGATTCGTGCCGGGAACGACGGCGTACTTCGAGTAGTCCGTGATGCCGATTTCCTTGAGGACGTCCTCATCCATGACCGCGCGGCCGGTGTATTCCGACGGCTTCCGGGTGACGATGGCCAAGGTGGCATCGCACATGATCTCCGGTGTTCGCCACGTTTCTTCCTGGCCCGGCCAGAAATGCTTGGTCGCCTGCGACTCGATCGCCGTAACGGGCCAGAGCGCATTGACCGCAATGTTGTGCTCCCGCATTTCCTCCGAGAGGGACTGCGCGATGAAGGTCATGCCAAGCTTCGAGAACATGTAGGCCGTTTTTCCGGGCGCGCGGTCCACCACCATCGGAGGCGACATC is a window from the Nitrospirota bacterium genome containing:
- a CDS encoding ATP-binding protein, producing the protein MELRNKVGVWVDGDDFWDRDHEIERLTELIDGGENILVVAPRRVGKTSLLREMIRRLRTRDRDILLFVDVEDCSSPEDVIVALSMATQPYKNLWKLTLDVFKTVVEGIRDKVDEVSIDVVKLKIREGTAEAWQVKGERLFAALAEAEKPVVACFDELPIMVDRLLRGGAQDATTDGIQKAGVFLSWLRKMCQEHKGHVRVVLCGSIGLEPVLHRVKLSHTIGHLRSFDLPVWSREVADGCLEALARSYGLAIPQGVREAMLNRLGWLVPHHVQMYFGHVHDDCERRGSKTATVRDVERVYTEQMLGTRGHAELADYEERLLRVLGSAHVPLAPDLLTEAAVNGVVDGAMAQALARRALPKGANPGEELGNVLRVLEHDGYLRFDEKKNGHVFQSLLLRDWWERRFKQGHVPPSGSDR
- a CDS encoding ATP-binding protein — its product is MPARIIKHNPAFLTPEELRASFTVRLAELESLIRIVRENTGQANQHVLVIGPRGYGKSMLVRRLALAIRETVGLGNRWLPIVLPEEAYSISTAGELWLEALRIVPDCGVRNPERWRAAHEKLRIEQDPERLREQVLARLFELADEEGKRLLIAVENFNLLFDEQASDDAGWDIRKTMLGDSRIMMVATATQRFDEVEKAKKSMYELFREIKLERLTQAECKSMWENVVKSELEGERARAVQILTGGNPRLVAILASFSVGRPFREILGELDELIDDHTTYFKACIEGLSPLERRVFVTLAELWKPAGAREAARLARENVNKCSQIMGRLVQRGAVMEVEMGQKGRKKLYQVAERLFNLYLLMRQSGTQAQRARGVVEFMVPFYGPVKFAAALSKEAVAARTEDRPIYLEAWHYLRKRFATEPVVGMEVLSATDSTFREWPETRALIEAIEGGDLLRDGESQDRELRELRSALSSIVVDMVKGNFETAVADLDNFISRYRNMTDPRFARLVGVAYAMRSDGLVRLGRKEEGIAAIDEMARRLDGRQETAVMNLVASGLVRKGDALRDLGRPREAAAVYDDIVSLSGQNNELALAEPVVIALLRKGQDLREQGRYKESIGIFDDVLSRFDRSPDLATPERVADVLIEKGFALGRDSQHERAIAMCDAAVEKLVGREEAASVEGRIKALMLKALLLEFIGRDEESLARYDDAIVLCSTREESSFEQMRVVCTSGKAGVYLRMNRLPDALSTCEALLAQSPNWEGFVEDVIDLAIQLAARGLAGEVLGRIEASAHAGRFEPLMAGLRMYIGQEITVPVEVREIATDVVGRIKASMGVGKVGKETEKGAGDVP